The following proteins come from a genomic window of Aquimarina sp. MAR_2010_214:
- a CDS encoding fibronectin type III domain-containing protein — MKRFLYIVLLLGITVFGYGQAGENTSANEVQIIARYQKGKVLLRWAPITSSIWLKGNTYGYLLERFTIKKQGKLLTPPYERVILQDSIRPKPIEEWEDIVQKNDYAAIIAQGLYGESFQVEEIQDGIAQIINKSAEIEQRYSFSLYAADMNFEGAQMGALGYVDETTTPGEEYLYRIKSRVPQTKNIKEISSSVIVSTVHSEPLPSPIDLIAVPDDKSILLTWEYEMFKRVFTSYFVERSENGSDFKRLGDTPLVNLNDKPEHPAKRMYYVDTISQNNKTYHYRVIGVSPFGEESPASEVASAQGVKKLVEVPHISRHEFDSFGNVVIKWDFLKEAEQEITSFELNWAAQEAGPYKTVESNINPDTRKTVYKNPEPSNYFRIIAHGKNNQKTTSLSAFVQTIDSIPPSAPVGLVGVVDSLGVVQLKWQANIEKDMLGYRIFRGNLKNEEVTQLTISPIESTSFQDTVQVKSLNKKVYYQVVAVDQRFNMSEYSEKLALKKPDVIPPSSPIFSEYKVADRGVFLKWINSSSEDVIQHQLYRQNTKEADKGWQLLFETDTIHSYIDKDLESNQKYRYAIFAKDDSGLLSEPSVPVTVSVQNVNLDKVIKGFSGTVDRVSKKINLSWRVTAKEVQEVLIYKSKENETPVLWKQIPSSKTSLVDTKVSPNNIYVYHIKPYLKIGGYANMETIKIKY, encoded by the coding sequence ATGAAAAGATTTTTATACATAGTGCTATTGTTGGGAATAACCGTTTTTGGGTATGGTCAAGCTGGTGAAAATACTTCTGCAAATGAAGTTCAGATCATTGCTAGATATCAAAAAGGCAAAGTTTTATTACGTTGGGCTCCAATTACTTCAAGTATATGGTTGAAAGGGAATACCTATGGATATCTTTTAGAGAGATTTACAATCAAAAAACAAGGCAAACTCTTAACACCACCTTATGAAAGAGTTATTTTACAAGATTCTATTCGCCCCAAACCTATAGAAGAATGGGAAGATATCGTTCAAAAAAACGATTATGCGGCAATTATTGCTCAAGGCTTGTATGGTGAAAGCTTTCAGGTTGAAGAGATACAAGATGGAATAGCTCAAATCATTAATAAGTCAGCAGAAATAGAACAGCGGTATTCATTTTCATTATACGCAGCAGACATGAATTTTGAAGGAGCTCAAATGGGGGCTTTAGGATATGTTGATGAAACAACAACCCCAGGAGAAGAATATTTATATCGTATAAAAAGCAGAGTTCCTCAAACAAAAAATATAAAAGAAATATCAAGTTCGGTTATTGTTAGTACAGTACACTCAGAACCTTTACCTTCTCCTATTGATCTTATCGCTGTTCCTGACGATAAAAGTATTTTATTAACCTGGGAGTATGAGATGTTTAAAAGAGTATTTACATCTTATTTTGTTGAGCGATCAGAGAATGGTTCGGATTTTAAAAGATTAGGAGATACCCCTCTGGTAAATCTTAATGATAAGCCAGAACATCCTGCAAAACGAATGTATTATGTAGATACGATATCGCAAAACAATAAAACGTATCACTATAGGGTAATTGGGGTTTCTCCATTCGGAGAAGAAAGTCCAGCCTCTGAGGTCGCTTCTGCTCAAGGAGTCAAAAAACTGGTCGAAGTTCCGCATATCTCAAGGCATGAATTTGATTCCTTTGGAAACGTGGTTATCAAGTGGGATTTTTTGAAAGAAGCAGAACAAGAGATTACCAGTTTCGAATTGAATTGGGCAGCTCAAGAAGCAGGACCTTATAAAACAGTAGAGTCCAATATAAATCCTGATACCCGTAAAACAGTATATAAAAATCCAGAACCTTCAAACTATTTCAGGATTATAGCACATGGTAAAAACAACCAGAAAACAACATCACTAAGTGCATTTGTACAGACTATAGATAGTATTCCGCCATCAGCACCTGTTGGATTAGTTGGCGTGGTTGATAGCCTGGGAGTGGTGCAATTAAAATGGCAAGCGAATATAGAAAAAGACATGTTAGGGTACCGAATATTTAGAGGGAACCTAAAAAACGAAGAAGTTACACAACTTACGATTTCACCTATAGAAAGCACCTCATTTCAGGATACGGTTCAAGTAAAATCACTAAACAAAAAAGTATACTATCAGGTAGTTGCAGTGGATCAGCGTTTTAATATGTCTGAGTACTCAGAAAAATTAGCATTAAAAAAGCCAGATGTTATTCCTCCATCATCTCCAATATTTTCAGAATACAAAGTAGCCGATAGAGGAGTATTCCTAAAATGGATTAATAGTTCTAGTGAGGATGTTATCCAGCATCAATTATATCGCCAAAATACTAAAGAGGCCGATAAAGGTTGGCAATTACTGTTTGAGACAGATACGATACATTCCTACATAGACAAAGATCTAGAATCAAATCAAAAATATCGCTATGCTATTTTTGCAAAAGATGATAGTGGTCTATTATCAGAACCTTCTGTTCCTGTTACGGTTTCAGTTCAAAACGTAAATCTGGATAAAGTAATTAAAGGATTTTCGGGAACGGTAGATAGAGTAAGCAAGAAAATTAACTTATCGTGGCGTGTAACAGCTAAAGAGGTACAAGAAGTATTGATTTATAAATCAAAAGAGAATGAGACACCGGTATTATGGAAACAAATACCCTCGTCAAAAACGAGTTTGGTAGATACCAAAGTTTCTCCCAATAATATTTATGTATACCATATAAAGCCTTACCTCAAAATAGGAGGATATGCTAACATGGAAACGATTAAAATAAAATATTAA
- a CDS encoding DUF6495 family protein, which produces MKYQRLSKEQLEELHVEFINFLATQSITAEEWSDIKENKPQVAEEEIDIFSDLVWEKVLANAQYLEHFSKDQIHLFELQDNEMCLIAVKVNNDTIDITTQEGYQWLQNNLLNDEVVFYNASKEYSDDRNVDKFTLIQKGANITKGELYRYFATMIENRE; this is translated from the coding sequence ATGAAATATCAAAGACTAAGCAAGGAGCAATTAGAAGAGTTACATGTAGAATTCATTAACTTTTTGGCAACACAATCAATTACAGCAGAAGAATGGAGCGATATTAAAGAAAATAAACCTCAGGTTGCTGAAGAAGAGATTGATATTTTTAGTGATTTAGTATGGGAAAAAGTACTTGCTAACGCACAATATCTGGAGCATTTTTCGAAAGATCAGATACATTTGTTCGAATTACAAGATAATGAGATGTGTCTTATTGCGGTAAAGGTTAATAATGATACTATTGACATTACTACACAAGAAGGGTATCAATGGTTGCAGAATAATTTACTAAATGACGAAGTAGTATTTTATAATGCATCAAAAGAATATAGTGATGATAGAAATGTGGATAAATTTACTTTAATCCAAAAAGGAGCAAATATTACCAAAGGAGAGTTATATAGGTATTTTGCTACTATGATCGAAAACAGAGAATAA
- a CDS encoding ABC transporter permease has protein sequence MFSLFRENIRIAMDSIKGQVLRTVLTILIIAIGITSLVGILTLVGALENTISGDFASMGANTFNIQRYEFSTRNSRDRDKINPIISYRNVKEFKDKFTYPFSKTSIHFTGTRNAEVKYESNKTDPEVSVVGINENYLENTGTEIDNGRNFTFFDVENNNHVCLIGSDFKKNLFKDTNPLGKTISIRGVKFKVIGLLESKGATFRNNQDLRVLIPLQIARSIFTLPNINYGISVKVDDKQFLEGAQDEAILTFRNIRKLNPIEENNFGLERSDDLLNRIASITVYLYYAAWIISIITIFGSSIALMNIMLVSVTERTREIGVRKALGAKKYTIAGQFFMETIIIGQIGGLVGIILGILIGGGISSLANFSFSTPWLAIFAATTISFVIAVVSGLYPALKAAKQDPIESLRYE, from the coding sequence ATGTTTTCACTTTTTAGAGAAAATATCAGGATCGCAATGGACTCTATAAAAGGGCAAGTCCTACGTACTGTTCTTACCATATTAATCATTGCCATTGGTATTACATCATTAGTAGGAATACTTACCTTGGTTGGTGCTTTAGAAAACACAATTTCTGGAGATTTTGCATCAATGGGTGCTAACACTTTTAATATCCAACGTTATGAATTTAGCACAAGAAACAGTAGAGATCGAGATAAAATCAATCCTATTATTAGCTATCGCAATGTAAAAGAGTTTAAGGATAAATTCACCTATCCTTTTTCAAAAACCTCTATTCATTTTACCGGTACTCGTAATGCTGAAGTAAAATATGAAAGTAACAAAACCGACCCAGAAGTATCTGTAGTAGGGATTAACGAAAATTACCTTGAAAATACCGGAACCGAAATAGATAATGGTCGAAATTTCACTTTTTTTGATGTAGAAAACAACAACCATGTATGCCTCATCGGATCTGATTTTAAAAAGAATTTATTTAAGGATACTAATCCTTTGGGTAAAACGATAAGTATTAGAGGGGTAAAATTTAAGGTAATCGGGCTTCTAGAGAGTAAAGGAGCTACATTTAGAAACAATCAGGATTTAAGAGTCCTTATTCCTTTGCAGATAGCGAGATCTATTTTTACACTGCCTAATATTAATTATGGTATTAGTGTAAAAGTAGATGACAAACAATTCCTAGAAGGTGCTCAGGACGAAGCTATTCTAACTTTTAGAAATATTAGAAAATTAAACCCAATTGAAGAAAACAATTTTGGTCTTGAGCGTAGTGATGACTTATTAAATCGAATAGCCAGTATTACTGTTTATCTGTACTATGCTGCTTGGATCATTAGTATTATTACCATATTCGGTTCATCAATCGCCTTAATGAATATCATGTTGGTTTCTGTCACGGAACGAACCCGAGAAATTGGGGTAAGGAAAGCTTTGGGAGCCAAAAAATACACTATTGCAGGTCAGTTTTTTATGGAAACCATTATTATTGGTCAAATTGGAGGGCTTGTAGGTATTATTCTAGGAATCCTAATTGGCGGAGGTATTTCGTCTTTGGCAAATTTCTCCTTTAGTACTCCTTGGTTAGCTATATTCGCCGCAACAACTATTTCTTTTGTAATAGCAGTTGTTTCTGGACTATACCCTGCCTTAAAAGCAGCAAAACAAGATCCTATAGAATCTTTGAGATACGAATAG
- the hisS gene encoding histidine--tRNA ligase yields MAQKPSIPKGTRDFSPIEVAKRSYIMNVIKSQFQLFGFHPIETPSFENSETLMGKYGEEGDRLIFKILNSGDYLSKVDEALYTSKDSAKITTRISEKALRYDLTVPFARYVVQHQNEIDFPFKRFQMQPVWRADRPQKGRFREFYQCDADVVGSASLWQEVDFIKLYDTVFSKLKLQGVTIKINNRKILSGIAEVIGASDKLIDFTVALDKLDKIGEEGVKKEMLNKGISETAIESVKPLFNFTGTTSEKLDKLRNMLASSEEGMQGVEELQFIVNAIKEIPLETAILDLDVTLARGLNYYTGAIFEVSAPDTVKMGSIGGGGRYDDLTGIFGLKDISGVGISFGLDRIYLVLEELGLFPETVAPSTKALFINFGEEEALYCLKAVNALRNDEIIAELYPDNAKMKKQMGYANKRSIPFVVLAGSSEMNNNTFTVKDMQSGTQKEMNLEGLKELFR; encoded by the coding sequence ATGGCACAAAAACCATCAATACCAAAAGGAACACGTGACTTTTCGCCTATAGAAGTGGCTAAGAGAAGTTATATTATGAATGTTATCAAATCACAGTTTCAGTTATTTGGTTTTCATCCTATCGAAACCCCTAGTTTTGAAAATAGTGAAACCTTGATGGGTAAATATGGAGAAGAAGGGGATCGATTGATTTTTAAGATATTAAATAGTGGAGACTATCTAAGTAAGGTAGATGAAGCTCTATACACATCTAAGGATAGTGCGAAAATAACAACAAGAATTAGCGAAAAAGCACTTCGTTATGATCTTACGGTACCATTTGCGCGTTATGTTGTGCAACACCAGAATGAAATTGATTTTCCTTTCAAAAGATTTCAGATGCAACCCGTTTGGAGGGCAGATAGGCCACAAAAAGGGCGTTTTAGAGAGTTTTATCAATGTGATGCAGATGTGGTGGGAAGTGCTTCTTTATGGCAAGAGGTTGATTTTATTAAGCTATATGATACTGTTTTTTCAAAACTGAAACTTCAGGGAGTAACCATTAAAATTAATAATCGTAAAATTCTTTCTGGAATTGCAGAAGTAATAGGTGCAAGTGATAAATTAATCGATTTTACGGTTGCTCTGGATAAATTGGATAAAATTGGTGAAGAAGGGGTGAAGAAAGAGATGCTGAATAAAGGGATTTCTGAAACTGCTATAGAAAGCGTAAAACCACTTTTTAACTTTACAGGAACGACATCAGAAAAGTTAGATAAATTACGAAACATGTTAGCTTCTTCTGAAGAAGGAATGCAAGGAGTAGAAGAATTACAATTTATAGTTAATGCTATTAAAGAGATTCCATTAGAAACCGCAATTTTGGATCTTGATGTTACATTAGCGCGAGGATTAAACTATTATACAGGAGCTATTTTTGAAGTATCAGCACCAGATACTGTTAAGATGGGGTCTATAGGTGGGGGAGGTAGATATGATGATCTGACAGGAATTTTTGGGTTAAAAGATATTAGCGGCGTAGGAATTTCTTTTGGTTTGGATAGAATTTATCTTGTTCTTGAAGAATTAGGGTTGTTTCCTGAAACGGTTGCACCTTCAACCAAGGCACTATTCATAAATTTTGGAGAAGAAGAAGCACTTTATTGCCTGAAAGCAGTTAATGCGCTTAGAAATGATGAGATAATAGCAGAGCTATATCCTGATAATGCAAAAATGAAGAAACAAATGGGGTATGCGAATAAGCGATCAATACCATTTGTAGTATTGGCAGGGTCTTCTGAAATGAATAATAATACATTTACAGTCAAGGATATGCAATCTGGGACTCAGAAAGAAATGAATTTAGAGGGATTAAAAGAGCTTTTTAGATAA